The following are from one region of the Actinoplanes sp. L3-i22 genome:
- a CDS encoding DUF4388 domain-containing protein, translated as MPPTKTTASGDLLAQVAGERQTGALVVHGHPGGAVYVFEGRVIYAESPAAPGVGELLTSSGRLAGRTWQNALDLGTSTARVGRLLVEQGHLTQGELELCVLGATYDAAYFALSTASAPIDFLPAATHWLGPVVHIDTVAVLRECRRRVTLLDDIFPNPRIDVAPVIPVARPPRERVTITSPQWELLVHADGQRTPADLALLLGRAGYATIQELRRLAAAGLIELPEVRTAESHDFVRLPQHRADVAPVARPAPPPPAEKPPVPVNPGPPPELPPPAPPPSPPGESNIGPNRLPRLARRKPGAKLPKELAMENPPAHQAADEVLLKRIRTALRALR; from the coding sequence GTGCCGCCCACGAAGACCACCGCATCCGGTGATCTGCTCGCGCAGGTCGCCGGCGAGCGGCAGACCGGAGCGCTGGTGGTGCACGGCCATCCCGGCGGCGCGGTCTACGTCTTCGAGGGGCGGGTGATCTACGCCGAGTCGCCGGCCGCGCCCGGGGTGGGCGAGCTGCTCACGTCGTCCGGCCGGCTGGCCGGACGGACCTGGCAGAACGCGCTGGACCTGGGCACCTCCACCGCCCGGGTGGGCCGGCTCCTGGTCGAGCAGGGCCATCTCACCCAGGGCGAGCTGGAGCTGTGCGTGCTCGGGGCGACCTACGACGCGGCGTACTTCGCGCTGTCCACGGCGTCCGCGCCGATCGACTTCCTGCCGGCGGCGACGCACTGGCTGGGCCCGGTCGTGCACATCGACACGGTCGCGGTGCTGCGCGAGTGCCGGCGCCGGGTCACGCTCCTCGACGACATCTTCCCGAACCCGCGGATCGACGTCGCCCCGGTCATCCCAGTGGCCCGTCCGCCGCGGGAGCGGGTGACCATCACCTCGCCGCAGTGGGAGCTGCTGGTCCACGCGGACGGCCAGCGCACGCCGGCCGACCTGGCCCTGCTGCTGGGCCGCGCGGGCTACGCGACGATCCAGGAGCTGCGGCGGCTCGCGGCCGCGGGCCTGATCGAGCTCCCCGAGGTACGGACCGCGGAGAGCCACGACTTCGTCCGCCTCCCGCAGCATCGGGCGGACGTCGCTCCGGTGGCCCGCCCGGCGCCACCACCGCCGGCGGAGAAGCCCCCGGTGCCGGTGAACCCGGGCCCGCCGCCGGAGCTGCCGCCGCCGGCCCCGCCGCCATCGCCCCCGGGGGAGAGCAACATCGGGCCGAACCGGCTGCCCCGGCTCGCCCGTCGTAAACCCGGCGCCAAGCTGCCGAAGGAGCTGGCGATGGAGAACCCGCCGGCGCATCAGG
- a CDS encoding VOC family protein, translated as MPSRWEQVVVDSQDPARLARWWAEALDYRIVDEGDDRDGHYVEIRRRPDELPGLLFGQNADVKKVKNRLHLDLRPEDQETEVERLVGMGARPVDIGQGEVPWVLLADPEGNEFCVLSDRKGQ; from the coding sequence ATGCCCAGTCGCTGGGAGCAGGTCGTGGTGGACTCGCAGGATCCCGCACGGCTGGCACGGTGGTGGGCGGAGGCGCTCGACTACCGGATCGTCGACGAGGGCGACGACCGCGACGGTCACTACGTGGAGATCCGGCGGCGCCCCGACGAACTGCCCGGCCTGCTCTTCGGGCAGAACGCCGACGTCAAGAAGGTCAAGAACCGGCTGCACCTGGACCTGCGCCCGGAGGACCAGGAGACCGAGGTGGAACGCCTGGTCGGGATGGGTGCCCGGCCGGTCGACATCGGCCAGGGCGAGGTCCCGTGGGTGCTGCTGGCCGACCCCGAGGGCAACGAGTTCTGCGTGCTGAGTGACCGCAAGGGTCAGTAG